Within the Naumovozyma castellii chromosome 1, complete genome genome, the region TTGCCTGTTCGAGACTGTGTTGAAGTGCACGTGCTGGACGTGGTGTACAGGCAGCACATTCCGTGCGAGAAGTCGTCTTGAGGTTAAGAATGTCACGCATGAAGGAATTTGCCGTTAGCACAGACGGATATTTCCTTGGAAACGAAACCATGCCCTGCCTCTTTTCCTTGAAATgctgaaaatttttcaaatctaaaAGCTTAAATTTGCTTACCCCGTCCTGGATTTTCCTGGGACTTGTGGTTCTGAAGGAAAACCATGTTTACATAATGGGAGATCCAATGTGGAATGTTCCTAAAACAAAATAGGGTATGGTGGAAACACCACCGGTACGTACGGGTATTTTCCTTCCGCATTCGTATTAGCGATCCTTCCTGTTCTCGCGATGTACACATCAATGTACACGGGTATGCGTGTATGTGGCAGCGGTGGTAAACcttaaatcaaaaaaatttgcTGCACATGCAACCGTTGCAGGTACCGTTGAACTGCCTAAGCTTTTGTCCTCGATGCCATGGTTCGTTCCCACACTCGAGCCTCGAGACTCCAAAACAACGGTTTTTTTGCAGGGCGGGGGAAATTCGCAGGACTGGCAATCGGCAAAGATTTGCTGCATATCTGTCCAATGCTTTTTGTCATCCGCATCGCTCGCCAGCTGAATTCTCGATGATACCCATccattgataatttgatGAGAAAAAATGATCACTCACCTCTTGCTTCTTGCCTTAATAACTCTTGTTAACAACTACCAGCAACTTAGATAGAATAATTAAATTGTCCAGATCATCATActattcttttctcttgaagacaaagattgaaaaatcaCAGAATTACCGCATCACTAGGAAATCTCTCTTCTTATCACAGGTTGAAACAGAAAACTCTTCATACTGATCCCACAGACAGACTTACACCAATATTATGGAGTCTCAGAAAGGTCAAACTTCCCAGGAAACAAACGAGGATGATAAACCATCGATTCAGTTATCTACGCAAGCTCAAACGCAGATGAAATCAGCGATGTTGTTCCCCACCATTAATAACCAACGTCCACAAGTTGCTCTCCCTCAATATGATAACGCTGAACAATGGCGATATCCTCAACCATATCATCAACCATACATCGTTAATATGCCCATAAACTCAACAGGGTACCCAGTTTATGGCTACTATCCACCTCAATCACAAATTTCAGCCACTCAAAATTACCAATTACCACAGCAGTATTATTACTATAATCCAGTAATTCAATCGACTTCACCTTCTCCATCTTTGGTACAATCTCAGATTATGCAAGCAcaaccaccaccaccaccacaacaacagcaacaacaagcACAGCCTCCACAACAACGACAGTCACTACCAATTTATGGTAGCGCACCAACTACTCAACTAGTGACTTCCAACTCTATATCCCTCTCTGAACTACCAGAATTGAGAAATAGAGTGACTAATTTAACGGAACCATTTATTCCAGTAGAAAAGCCCGATCAGAGTAAAGATGGAACCAATGATTCATTAGAAGTTAAGAAACATATCCCAAGAGTCATTACTACAATGTGGGAGGATGAAAGAACTCTTTGTTATCAAGTGGAATGTAACGGTGTCGCTGTCGTTAGAAGAGCTGATAATGATATGATTAACGGTACGAAATTACTTAATGTGACAAAGATGACCCGAGGAAGAAGAGACGGGATACTGAGGGCAGAAAAGGTAAGAAGCGTCATCAAGATTGGGTCCATGCATTTGAAAGGTGTATGGATTCCCTTTGATAGAGCTTTAATGATGGCTAAGAGGGAGAAAATTGTGGATTTGTTGTACCCGCTATTTGTAAAGGATATTAATTCTATCTTGAGTCAATTACCGCAACTTTCGCAAAGGGAATCAATGGTATTAATGAATGGGTTCGTTACCCAGGTTACTCCTCAACCGCAACCACTTATAGAAACACCAATCCCAAATACCATTAATATCAATGCCAAtagcaataataacaacactACTAATTTGGAGGACCGTCAACTTTATCAACCGGTTCGCATGACCGAAAATATCCACCCTTCCATGGCCACATTACAGACACCAAGCCCTGCTCCAATATACCAACGCTATACTAACTCACCTCCATTaataaatccaaataataatgtaaAACAACTACCCGTATTGCCAAATATAACGAGAAGTTATTCTCCACCAATTGGTCCAGAGGTAAGAactattaataatgatcaCATTATTTTAACGAGTACAGCATCAAGTGCAAGTGCAAGTGCAAGTGCAAATACCACTGCTACTACACTTCCTCACCTTTCCAATATTGTCCCACCACAACATATAGACGACTCTCCAGGGAACAATGGATTAAAATATGATGGAAAGAAAACTTTGCTCCCGAGATTGGAGGTGAACAAGATAAGTGTAGAACTTGAAAGCACGACACCTAAAAATTCAACGGCACCATCTACAGATGTGCAAAATTAAAcgattttcttttattttactCATTAGCCTACGT harbors:
- the PHD1 gene encoding Phd1p (ancestral locus Anc_2.564), producing MESQKGQTSQETNEDDKPSIQLSTQAQTQMKSAMLFPTINNQRPQVALPQYDNAEQWRYPQPYHQPYIVNMPINSTGYPVYGYYPPQSQISATQNYQLPQQYYYYNPVIQSTSPSPSLVQSQIMQAQPPPPPQQQQQQAQPPQQRQSLPIYGSAPTTQLVTSNSISLSELPELRNRVTNLTEPFIPVEKPDQSKDGTNDSLEVKKHIPRVITTMWEDERTLCYQVECNGVAVVRRADNDMINGTKLLNVTKMTRGRRDGILRAEKVRSVIKIGSMHLKGVWIPFDRALMMAKREKIVDLLYPLFVKDINSILSQLPQLSQRESMVLMNGFVTQVTPQPQPLIETPIPNTININANSNNNNTTNLEDRQLYQPVRMTENIHPSMATLQTPSPAPIYQRYTNSPPLINPNNNVKQLPVLPNITRSYSPPIGPEVRTINNDHIILTSTASSASASASANTTATTLPHLSNIVPPQHIDDSPGNNGLKYDGKKTLLPRLEVNKISVELESTTPKNSTAPSTDVQN